Proteins from a single region of Hermetia illucens chromosome 3, iHerIll2.2.curated.20191125, whole genome shotgun sequence:
- the LOC119651509 gene encoding ankyrin repeat domain-containing protein 49 has product MEGDMESDDEMSQYEKMCSANVKPGMFVSGWDDPADLVQEDKNPHESLDREILWAANEGKIDVIREILHLDPDSVNSVDDDGYTPLHRACYNNFVDIAELLLKFKANPNAQTELKWTPLHSACKWSNAECAALLLQHGADVNAKSDGLQTPLHIAATVSNCRNVASILLLDRNIDPDALNNSEETAADIAKRTGLTYPVFEMGHSAYRVETGLID; this is encoded by the exons atggaaggaGACATGGAATCTGATGATGAAATGAGTCAATATGAGAAAATGTGCTCAGCCAATGTGAAGCCAGGCATGTTTGTAAGTGGCTGGGACGATCCCGCAGATTTGGTACAAGAGGACAAAAATCCGCACG AATCCCTGGACCGTGAAATTTTGTGGGCAGCGAACGAAGGCAAGATTGATGTGATACGGGAAATACTCCATCTCGATCCTGATTCTGTGAATTCAGTGGATGACGATGGCTATACCCCATTGCACAG AGCTTGCTACAACAATTTCGTTGATATTGCCGAGCTACTGCTCAAATTCAAAGCAAACCCAAATGCCCAAACTGAACTCAAGTGGACTCCACTGCACTCAGCTTGCAAGTGGAGCAATGCCGAATGTGCTGCGCTTCTTCTTCAACACGGAGCCGATGTGAACGCAAAATCTGATGGACTCCAAACGCCACTTCATATAGCAGCCACGGTATCGAATTGTCGAAATGTTGCATCCATTTTACTGTTGGATCGGAATATTGATCCGGATGCATTGAATAATTCAGAAGAGACTGCAGCGGATATCGCGAAAAGAACTGGATTGACATATCCTGTGTTCGAGATGGGACATTCGGCGTATCGTGTTGAGACTGGATTGATTGATTAG
- the LOC119652959 gene encoding uncharacterized protein C19orf47 isoform X1, with the protein MATASAGQWVKFFNTAGIPSQSAATYAHIFVENRIQTDMLMDLNKEYLREMGVTIMGDIIAILRHAKHVSEQNAREKVLSSEVKVPVAAVPANTASVTTKKSLSSKGKASIVSSEVVDASRPDYEESATIAAAKPQPRRVLPEHEGRYKITLPSGTTQRSKEILAKKALLYADKEQAKPGVFERLSMSSNSDGSRTGESEVRLIKIDKQHASTSSSIFSRLGGRDEFVTKTITKKITPVSGILKNSPTKKVTGVVKKTIKPQQKVILVKKIPAKAATMIADDYDPPERMETGEKSVSFSSEDEIVEIASRRVIMKPRTNKRFVGIKARLGENAPQNLAVLHKTRKIVKLKPTIVKKSSPIKHPEAAVRMKSDELLMRKPTPVHNRLGAPSSSALKSKSSSSMSQLTNRIGRVSLSKRPQQSSAAAAAATSVFDRLGYNNANKY; encoded by the exons ATGGCTACAGCCAGTGCAG GGCAATGGGTGAAATTTTTCAATACGGCCGGCATCCCGTCCCAATCGGCCGCAACCTACGCTCATATATTTGTGGAAAATCGTATTCAGACAGATATGCTGATGGATTTAAATAAGGAGTATCTGCGGGAGATGGGGGTGACAATAATGGGCGACATAATTGCAATTTTACG GCACGCCAAACATGTGAGTGAACAAAATGCGCGCGAGAAAGTTCTGTCGAGCGAAGTTAAAGTGCCGGTGGCCGCGGTGCCAGCGAACACAGCCTCGGTCACCACGAAAAAGAGCCTTTCGTCGAAAGGTAAAG CAAGCATCGTAAGCTCCGAAGTAGTCGATGCATCCAGGCCAGACTATGAAGAGTCAGCTACGATTGCAGCCGCCAAACCACAGCCAAGGAGGGTCCTCCCCGAGCATGAGGGCCGCTACAAAATCACGCTACCTTCAGGTACCACACAGCGCAGCAAAGAAATTCTGGCGAAAAAGGCGTTGC TGTATGCTGACAAGGAACAGGCCAAACCTGGAGTATTTGAACGTCTCTCTATGAGTAGCAATTCCGACGGATCTCGGACAGGAGAGTCCGAGGTGAGGTTGATAAAAATCGACAAACAACACGCGTCCACATCCTCCTCAATATTCTCACGACTGGGCGGGCGCGATGAGTTCGTCACTAAAACAATCACAAAAAAGATTACACCCGTGTCAGGCATTTTGAAGAATTCTCCAACCAAGAAG GTAACCGGAGTTGTCAAGAAGACCATCAAACCCCAGCAAAAAGTGATTCTGGTCAAGAAAATTCCAGCCAAAGCAGCAACAATGATTGCCGACGACTATGATCCACCGGAACGCATGGAAACAGGCGAGAAATCTGTGTCGTTCTCATCCGAAGACGAAATCGTCGAGATTGCCTCGCGCCGAGTTATTATGAAACCACGCACAAATAAGAGGTTTGTCGGCATAAAGGCACGACTGGGTGAGAACG CTCCTCAAAACCTCGCAGTACTCCACAAAACCCGAAAGATCGTCAAACTCAAACCCACCATCGTCAAAAAGTCTTCGCCAATCAAACATCCCGAGGCCGCCGTTCGCATGAAGTCCGATGAACTCCTGATGAGGAAACCAACGCCAGTGCACAACCGACTGGGCGCACCCTCGTCATCAGCCTTAAAAAGCAAGTCATCGAGTTCCATGTCGCAGTTGACAAACCGAATTGGCCGAGTGAGCCTGTCGAAGCGGCCACAGCAGAGTTCCGCCGCCGCTGCGGCTGCCACGAGCGTGTTCGATCGCTTGGGGTACAATAATGCGAATAAGTATTGA
- the LOC119652959 gene encoding uncharacterized protein C19orf47 isoform X2 gives MATASAGQWVKFFNTAGIPSQSAATYAHIFVENRIQTDMLMDLNKEYLREMGVTIMGDIIAILRHAKHVSEQNAREKVLSSEVKVPVAAVPANTASVTTKKSLSSKASIVSSEVVDASRPDYEESATIAAAKPQPRRVLPEHEGRYKITLPSGTTQRSKEILAKKALLYADKEQAKPGVFERLSMSSNSDGSRTGESEVRLIKIDKQHASTSSSIFSRLGGRDEFVTKTITKKITPVSGILKNSPTKKVTGVVKKTIKPQQKVILVKKIPAKAATMIADDYDPPERMETGEKSVSFSSEDEIVEIASRRVIMKPRTNKRFVGIKARLGENAPQNLAVLHKTRKIVKLKPTIVKKSSPIKHPEAAVRMKSDELLMRKPTPVHNRLGAPSSSALKSKSSSSMSQLTNRIGRVSLSKRPQQSSAAAAAATSVFDRLGYNNANKY, from the exons ATGGCTACAGCCAGTGCAG GGCAATGGGTGAAATTTTTCAATACGGCCGGCATCCCGTCCCAATCGGCCGCAACCTACGCTCATATATTTGTGGAAAATCGTATTCAGACAGATATGCTGATGGATTTAAATAAGGAGTATCTGCGGGAGATGGGGGTGACAATAATGGGCGACATAATTGCAATTTTACG GCACGCCAAACATGTGAGTGAACAAAATGCGCGCGAGAAAGTTCTGTCGAGCGAAGTTAAAGTGCCGGTGGCCGCGGTGCCAGCGAACACAGCCTCGGTCACCACGAAAAAGAGCCTTTCGTCGAAAG CAAGCATCGTAAGCTCCGAAGTAGTCGATGCATCCAGGCCAGACTATGAAGAGTCAGCTACGATTGCAGCCGCCAAACCACAGCCAAGGAGGGTCCTCCCCGAGCATGAGGGCCGCTACAAAATCACGCTACCTTCAGGTACCACACAGCGCAGCAAAGAAATTCTGGCGAAAAAGGCGTTGC TGTATGCTGACAAGGAACAGGCCAAACCTGGAGTATTTGAACGTCTCTCTATGAGTAGCAATTCCGACGGATCTCGGACAGGAGAGTCCGAGGTGAGGTTGATAAAAATCGACAAACAACACGCGTCCACATCCTCCTCAATATTCTCACGACTGGGCGGGCGCGATGAGTTCGTCACTAAAACAATCACAAAAAAGATTACACCCGTGTCAGGCATTTTGAAGAATTCTCCAACCAAGAAG GTAACCGGAGTTGTCAAGAAGACCATCAAACCCCAGCAAAAAGTGATTCTGGTCAAGAAAATTCCAGCCAAAGCAGCAACAATGATTGCCGACGACTATGATCCACCGGAACGCATGGAAACAGGCGAGAAATCTGTGTCGTTCTCATCCGAAGACGAAATCGTCGAGATTGCCTCGCGCCGAGTTATTATGAAACCACGCACAAATAAGAGGTTTGTCGGCATAAAGGCACGACTGGGTGAGAACG CTCCTCAAAACCTCGCAGTACTCCACAAAACCCGAAAGATCGTCAAACTCAAACCCACCATCGTCAAAAAGTCTTCGCCAATCAAACATCCCGAGGCCGCCGTTCGCATGAAGTCCGATGAACTCCTGATGAGGAAACCAACGCCAGTGCACAACCGACTGGGCGCACCCTCGTCATCAGCCTTAAAAAGCAAGTCATCGAGTTCCATGTCGCAGTTGACAAACCGAATTGGCCGAGTGAGCCTGTCGAAGCGGCCACAGCAGAGTTCCGCCGCCGCTGCGGCTGCCACGAGCGTGTTCGATCGCTTGGGGTACAATAATGCGAATAAGTATTGA